The nucleotide sequence GGCACTCTGTGGGCTCTGCAGGCTTGGTGAAAATCAGCGGGCAAACTTTTTACTGCTCAAGTATTTCCATTCACACCTTGCAAATTATGTGCAAGAACTGGAGCGCTCAAAACCAGATCTTCATGGAATGTATTTAAGGGAACTTGCAAATATTGTATTTTCTGTCATATCTCAAGCAGCAAGAAGCTTTGTTATGTTGCATGGTGAAGCATCTCCCTATTCTTCGGAACTCATACAGTGGGCCAAGGAAGAAATCAAAGTGTTCAGTGATAAATTTGATAAGCATCTCAGATCTATACCAGAACTGAGTGGGGGCTTATTTTTGGTAGTTGATGCTGTGAACACTGCTTTCTCCCTTTGCTCTTCATTAAAAACTCAGAGGATATTTTTGCAGACAGACTTGATGAAATTGATCAGGCCTTGCATGGAAGAGGTGTTGCAGATGCATGTGGACTACTTTAAAAAGGTTGTCAGGATTTGGACAAGTACTGATACTTGGCTCCTTGGTAAATTTTTCCTTCCAGGAATGTTGAGGAACAAAACATCTCAAACAGGCATTGAATACTGCCTACTTAGTAGCAGTGGAAGGAAGTTTGTTACGCTAATGCAGGTGCGTGATATTTCTTAGAAAATACCGAATGCATTATGGTGATACAAGTTAACATCTTGTCTTTAAAATCTCGAATGGCATTAGAATAAGACTTATAGCTTTTTGAGGACTGTGGATTTATGCTTCATTCTTTCCATCCTTTCAATATCCTCTGGAAAAATTGATGATGGTTATTTGTTGTGATTTCCATGGTACATAACTATATATGATTTAGTATCTAGTTTGTTGAACTTTGAACATGCAGAAATGAAGAATGTAGTTGAATTATATGTTGTTGCAGTTTGCGGTGTACTTATTAATTTGAGACAAGCATTGTTATTTCATGCATCAAGCGTAACTGAGATATTTCTGCTTTTGATCATTTGTCTCTCTTAGTTGGGCAGACTTCAGCAGATAATCATATGTCCCATGGTGGTGGATGCGCATCGAATATAACTGGGCTATTAGATATTTACCCATGCCTAGTTTGCATGCATGGAAAGAGCCTTTCACATTTCAATATCTACCTTTGAGAAATGAAAAGAGTTCTTGCATATGGCCTCCTAATCTTTGGATCATATATTAGCTACTCACTAAGGCAGGCTGCTAATATTAGCTATACAAGCCCATAAtggattttgaatttaaaaatgAACTCTCTTTTTTCACATGTAGAAGCAATTTTTTAAGAATTTCCGACCATGTGGCAAAAGCACTATTGCTGACTAATCAAGATCCAACTATCCAATCATATTTGCTGTTTAATGGTTGCATGTGCGTCAGAAATGGATTAAACGAGTGACCATAGCCACAAATGTCATGTCTTATCCTACTTTATGTGAATCAGTAGCCATTTCAGTTCTCCGATAAGAGCTGCACTCTCAGTCAGTACAAGCATTTCTGAATAATTTGTCATGACTTTTTGCAGCTTATAATAGTTCCCGTCTTTGATTAGAACTTAGCTTGCAGCATATTGAAAGAACAACAGAGTATTGTTGGTCATGGACTGAATCTAGATGCATTATGCACATTATTGGCTTAATGACTGTTCTTCTGACATAATGGATTCCATATGCAgtataaaatcatttaagttcATGCAATGAAACCCAGATGCATCATCCATATTATCAGCCTAGTGTTTtatctttctccttttcttttcacaTATTGTTGTTCTTGCTGTTATAGATTGCTCGTTTATGTGAGCTATCAGCTTGCTGCTTGTTCTATATGTCACATGCTCTTGGATGCTGATAAAAAATTTGTTGTGTTATCATATAGACGATCTTCCATCAACCTATTAATCtgttaatttaaaaaattatcttaTTGAGTGATTGAAGATTATTTTATGCATAAGTTGAAGACAAAGTGATGGAAATCAATTGAGATGGTATGCACATGTACAATAAAGACATGAGAGGGCTCCAATAAGGAGACGTACTTTACTTCATGTTGAaggttgtaaaaaaaaaaggagagggaaGGCCGAAGGTGATGTGTAAGGAAGGGCATGGAGAAGCTTGCAATAACATTAGATGTGGTTCTAAATAGGAATGTCATATGCATGAGGATCCATAAAATCGACCCCAAATAGTTGGGAAAAGGCTGGACGGTTATAGTTGTGGTTTATGTTGACTCATTCTTTTTATACATGGTAGTGGTTCTCTAAAATATTCATGTGGCCAGACTATACTAttttgaatattttctgtattgtgGTTAGATCCCATGAACTATACCAATAGCAGATTATCTTTAAATAAAGTGCAACTTATTTTTCCCCATAGTCATCCAGAATTTATTCCAAGCATCGTTCGCTTCCCCATAATCATCCAGAATTTGTTCCAAGCATAGTTTGCTTCCCCACAATCATCCAGATTCCAGAATTTGTTCCAAGCATGGTTCACAATCTTGGTACTGGACCCCATACAGGATGTATGCGCCGATACTGCAAATCTTGGTTCCAAGGTTGCCACTTATTCAGATTTATTCAGTTTATCTTGCTTTGTGGGCTCATAGTCATGGTTGCGTATTGCTTTTCATTTGGTATTTATATGAACAAAGATACCCTTTATGCAGTCAATAAgattattatttatttctttttgtgtAAATTTGATCAAAGAATGAAGTGCAAAATTTTGGTTTTTTCACTACTGATGCATTAGAGAAATTTTGGATGGGATGATAATGATATTCTGTTGAATATAATCAGGCAATTGTGGATGATATTTCTTCATTGGTAAATCTTCAAATGGAAAGTTCGATCCTGGAATGCCTTGCTGACCTGTTCAATGAGTATATGCATGCCCTTCAAAGAGCTATTCCAAATGGAGAAAATGCTGGAGAAAATGGTTTTCAGAGAAttagttcttctcaagaatTATCGCAACAACTCTCTCTTCTAGTCAATTCCTTGACTCTTGCTGATCTTTTCCCAGTCATTGCTGCAAGTGTGTCCAAGGATACCAAACATTTAAACAATGTGGTATTCTCAGAGCATGCTGATCATTTTTCACTGGAGGAACTCGATACTTTGATCCTTTCGGTTCAAGAAGCTACAGATCAACTATGGTGCTATTTCTGCCGTCAGTTTGTGACTGAAGTCATGTCAACTGGGCAACGtgaatcatcaacaagtttGGAACCATGTTCTAATGGTCAATGGATTCCTAGCTCAACACAAGATGAGATGCCTTCATTTGCTTTTCAGGTTTGTCATTTCTTTCAGATATAAGTTTGAATTTGTTTAAAATTAATGCGGAATCACTAAACTCTCCATTGTTTCATCTGAAGAGGTAGTTCACTGATAGAAATTTGATTCTCAAGTGACCTTGTTCTGTTTCCATATTATAATTTTCTGCTCCACAATGATCTTTTCATATTTCAGTCGGTAAACCAGTGTATCTAACATTACCTGATAACAGCAGAGCCATAACCTTTATGAAATGATTCGGAGGTCTATAATTCTACGAACAGAAAAGAGAAAATGCTTCTTTAAATTGTATCTCAGTGAAATGGCAATGTAAATTTTTACCATCTTTGTTGTTTAAAGAGATGGAGCTTCTGCCATTGGAGAACTGTTTACAAAtagcaagagattttttttgatCCATTAGTTGATATTGCTGCTGATATCTCTGAGAAATGATCGCCAGGCATTGTTCCTACAGTTGAGGAAATTAGAAGATTTGTCTAAATCTATCTTCATTGGCAAGGATGGGTTGGTGGACAAGCTACTAAAAGAGTTAATGGAGGCTGTGATTGTTTGGCTTTCTGATAACCAAGAGTTTTGGGAAAATACCGAGAAGTGTTCTCACGCACAAAAGCTCGGCTTTGTTGAACAGGTAAAATAAccttttttctctccttttttgtaTCTAACAACTTTATTGTGATACACTTGAATTTACTTGCAATAGGATTAACTTAGAGCTTCCAGCTATTTAACATACTGGCTAACTCAGTTGCTCTTTTCCAATTCTGGTTTTAGTCTAAAGAACTCAATGAACATACATAGAAGACTATTCAATTAACAGGCATGAATGTGCAAAATTTTTGTAGTCATGGTCTTGCATATATCGTACTTGTGTTTTTCTACTCgtataattttgaaatttatgCTGTCTATTTGTCTCATATGTATTGGGCTCATTTTTGCTCAATATATCATTCCTTGTTTGTACCACATGCTTCTTCAAGTTCTTATGCTCTCCACCTTCTGCTACAGATCCATTTAGATATTCATTTTTTAATGGAAATCGCACAGTTCAGAGGGTACTGTTCAGATGATCTGATGGCTGCAGCAATGAACACACTAGCGCAAATTGGTGCAGCATCTGCTGCATTTGAATCAAATTCAGATAGGTAATACTACCATCTGTTCTCCATGTTTGTAATTGTGCACACCTGTTGAATAGGCATTCACTAACAATATTGTGTTAGAGAACTACTTtcgcttttccttttttttcgtcTTTATTTTCCATCTGTTAATTTAGCTTTTGGATTAAGATGCACAAAGATTACAAACTGTTGCTAGTAGGTCAAATCCTATTATCTTCTGTAGGTTTGGCATGTAGGAATATTATTTTCACCTCCCCATCCCACTAAATTATTGCAATGTGCGATCATGCTAACAAACAAAGCTGTATCTTAAGGTATTATATATAGAAGATAATAATTTAGTTTGACTTAAAAACTAGACAAGCAGTACCCTTTGttattattttctaaagaacaGTCATAGTAGATAAATTATAGTGAGAACACAAGGAATGAAACCTCTGTTTGTGAACATGGGTCAGGAGTCACACCGTTACATGGATAATGTCGCAATGGCATTATATCATTAGGAAGAAAATAGGAGTTTTACCAAACAAAAAGCTAACAGTTTCATCATTGGAAGAAATATCTCAAAGAATAGTTTAGCTAAATTATCTTCATGGTGCTCCAATCTTACTGTTATGCTAATTAGAAATTACCTCTATAGCAATTTGAACCCTTGACTCACGAGGCAAAACCTCAATCTAAACAATAGACAGAAATGACTGATGTCTGTCTTCTGTATCAGATTATTTAGGCCCAATGAACTTGGTTCAAAAGTACTATTTCGGTGTATCTCACATCTTCAATAGCCTCAACCGATGGAGCTAcccaaataaatatataattatataaatgcAGACCTAGAAATCTGAAAGTTCTGTCCCTGTAGGTCCAGGATATGATGGAGCCAAAAGTGCACACTTACTTGTAACTCTTTCTAGGTCTTAATGTTTGTTAGCCAAAATTTTCAGACAGAAACAAGTGGAGAAAAACTCAGTCTCTCTTTGTGTGTTGAAATATATCCATGATGCAGTATTGGCTTTGACCCCTGCATGTTAATATCACCCAGGAACCTTTTATAGTTTTATGCTTTGATGCAGTAAACATGTGACAAAATTTTAAGTTGCATTTCTGACATAGCTTACACAATTCATCAATTTAATGCGCTGTCACTAATCATAGCTTCTCTCTCATTATGTGACAACTATCATGCATAGGATTATCTAATACAATAAGGCATTGTAAGAAAGCAATAGCTTAGTACCAGATTGTTGCATATGAGTAGCCTGGTTTAATTAGAAGCtgaataatattttttcttaataataagcattaaaaaatcatgaaaatgtAATCACACCTTCCGCTTGGACAAGAGTTGCGTTGTGCCTGCCTTCCTTTTTGTCAGCGATAGACCTTATCAGATTTAGTTAAAATGATACTAAATTGTTGATCGACTTTTGCTGTGTTGTACCTGATGACAGATGGGCCTCAAATGCTTCCAAACTGGCAATTGAAAAGCTACTGGCAGTTCATGAAGCTGAGTTGCAGCCAAAGGAAGAAGCTGCTGCAGTTTTTCTGGGGAACTTGAGTACACAAAAATGGGAGGATACAAGCCCATCTGATGAAGATGATGATATAGGAATCTCAGAGGATTCAGCAGACCCACTGGATGGTGAATTTGATGGTTTGGCTGAAGATGGTATCACAAAGTTACATCGGAATAGAAGTTCAGAATTAAAACCTCTTGAAATACCAACAAGTGATGCTGGAATTGTTGATTTAGATGATGAGGGCTCTAGAGGTCACAAAAATGAGGATGATGCTATAGGAACCCCACAGGATGCCATGGACCTACTGGATGGTGAATTCAATgggttggctgaagaagatatcacaaatttacTCAGAGTAGAAGTTCGGAATTAGAACCTCTTGAATTACCTATGAGTGATGCTGGAACTGTTGATTTAGATGATGGGGGCTCTAGATGTCACAAAAATGGGAATGATGTTAGTGGAAGCTCAGAGAACTCCACGGGCTTACTAGAGGGTGAATTCAATGATTTGGCCAGAGAGGACAGTGAAAAAATGCTTgtgaataaaatttttgaattaaaattgtcgGAAACTTCTATAAATGATAAGGGTATTGTTGACTCTGATGCTGAGAGTTCTACAGGTCCTGCCATTCAGTATGTCAATGTGGAAGATGAACAGGAGACAGATGCCATCATCAAGCCCGACAAAACAAGGACTTTCAAGGGCACAGAAAAACCTGACGATAGTTCCATGATAAATCATGAAGTGGATTCTGTTGGAAAGTTGGATGAATGTGTCACTGTTGCAGCTCATTCTGTAACAGACAAGCCAACAGATGTTGCGGAGTTAGAAGATCTAGCAGCACAGACCAAGCTTCTTGAAGTTCCTGATAATGGGATTGCCTATAGTGCTTCAGTGCAGCTGAGAGGTGGCCGTGGGTGGCTGAGAGACATCAATCCTGCGGACAATTTGAGAAGGAATAGAAAGGACCCTGGAACGACCAGGCCTAGGTGGCACTGAAATCCTGAATGGCTGGTTGGTTATACTTGCACAATAGGGGTATTTCGGTTCTTACACCGGATTATAGCGAGTTACTTGTTGCAATGCAATGAACTGAATGTATTTCTCTGCAGTGAAGCTTCTATGACATGATTATATGGTCTGCAGCCACCGAAGCCATTTGTCACTAGGATTTGTATCTGAAGCTGCTTGCGGACTTCGTGGACGAATGGATTTATATCTGAAGCTGCAGTTGTATTGGCCAGATAATGAAATGTTTTTGTTGTGTTGTTTATCTTGCAGATGGTTTCTGCACAAATTGCCAGAGAGCATTTATTCATTCAAGACACTAAATTTACATTTCAAAGATCAGTGGGAAAGTTATTTTAGCGAACATATAAAGTCTACAAATCCAAGATTCTCAATAAAAAACAATCACAAATTtgagagaaaagaggaaatgCTTCTTACAATTCCATCAAAGTATTTTCCAACATACAAGATCAATGACAAGATTTACAAG is from Phoenix dactylifera cultivar Barhee BC4 chromosome 18, palm_55x_up_171113_PBpolish2nd_filt_p, whole genome shotgun sequence and encodes:
- the LOC103706945 gene encoding exocyst complex component EXO84A-like isoform X1; this encodes MPSSLRFRFRDQETEGDSMADEVETEGSSGPSSDCGYESELDSMTGKGIKRLCSELLELKKASDEDFQRNLYSNYSTFIRIFEEARSVESDLMELKRHVSTQSKLINDLMNSLNLEILSSNMRNEAEGTEDLDPYSPKSFGTDMYDTLDTLDVLLSEHQLEEALVVLEVETKTLQMMHKKDLLSPMIMSYTSAISDRRDRLADQFVCLAEHPRVSQPEMQKALCGLCRLGENQRANFLLLKYFHSHLANYVQELERSKPDLHGMYLRELANIVFSVISQAARSFVMLHGEASPYSSELIQWAKEEIKVFSDKFDKHLRSIPELSGGLFLVVDAVNTAFSLCSSLKTQRIFLQTDLMKLIRPCMEEVLQMHVDYFKKVVRIWTSTDTWLLGKFFLPGMLRNKTSQTGIEYCLLSSSGRKFVTLMQAIVDDISSLVNLQMESSILECLADLFNEYMHALQRAIPNGENAGENGFQRISSSQELSQQLSLLVNSLTLADLFPVIAASVSKDTKHLNNVVFSEHADHFSLEELDTLILSVQEATDQLWCYFCRQFVTEVMSTGQRESSTSLEPCSNGQWIPSSTQDEMPSFAFQALFLQLRKLEDLSKSIFIGKDGLVDKLLKELMEAVIVWLSDNQEFWENTEKCSHAQKLGFVEQIHLDIHFLMEIAQFRGYCSDDLMAAAMNTLAQIGAASAAFESNSDRWASNASKLAIEKLLAVHEAELQPKEEAAAVFLGNLSTQKWEDTSPSDEDDDIGISEDSADPLDGEFDGLAEDGITKLHRNRSSELKPLEIPTSDAGIVDLDDEGSRGHKNEDDAIGTPQDAMDLLDGEFNGLAEEDITNLLRVEVRN